The following are encoded together in the Ignavibacteriales bacterium genome:
- a CDS encoding YfcC family protein: PIMTPLSDLLGVTRQTAVLIFQYGDGFNSLILPTSGVTMGVLAIAKIPYEKWLKWVIPLQILLYGVGMIFIAIAVMTHWGPS; encoded by the coding sequence CCGATCATGACGCCGTTGAGCGATTTGCTCGGCGTGACCCGTCAGACCGCGGTCCTGATTTTCCAATATGGCGACGGGTTCAACAGCCTCATCCTTCCGACATCGGGTGTGACGATGGGAGTGCTTGCCATCGCCAAAATACCGTACGAAAAGTGGTTGAAGTGGGTGATACCGCTGCAAATCCTGCTGTACGGCGTGGGAATGATCTTCATCGCGATTGCCGTCATGACTCATTGGGGCCCAAGTTGA
- a CDS encoding MurR/RpiR family transcriptional regulator, protein MTTLKTDRQIKQHDGVNEALKSKILAAYQRLPANQQRVADFILKQPHDLAFLTTDSLSETLKVSKATIVRFAQSLGYRGFTQLQNEVLDAVQSTLRSPERYKVSLGKISNEGTLTLVAQHEVQNINRTVQYVERATFKSVVDVLRDARKVYTMGIGISSLLAQVFSYELNQVGIESQALESGTLRFVEHLALARRGDVIASFSFAPYSRETIEAAKYARKRGLTVVTITDKLTSPITFHADHVLAVRTENMLHTNSISAISVLINAVVTEVALKNKTAVSKMFKESTEILHQTDEYVEKPSH, encoded by the coding sequence ATGACGACGTTAAAAACTGATCGGCAGATCAAGCAGCACGACGGAGTGAACGAAGCGCTCAAGTCGAAAATCCTCGCCGCGTACCAGCGCCTCCCCGCGAATCAGCAGCGGGTGGCGGATTTCATACTGAAACAGCCGCACGACCTCGCCTTTCTGACAACGGACTCGTTGTCGGAAACTCTGAAAGTCAGCAAAGCGACCATCGTGCGCTTTGCCCAAAGTCTCGGCTACCGCGGCTTCACGCAGCTTCAGAATGAAGTGCTCGACGCGGTTCAATCGACGCTTCGTTCGCCGGAACGGTATAAGGTCTCGCTTGGGAAGATAAGCAATGAAGGGACTCTGACGCTGGTCGCCCAGCACGAGGTTCAGAATATCAATCGGACAGTCCAGTATGTCGAGCGGGCGACATTCAAGAGCGTTGTCGATGTCCTCCGTGACGCGCGCAAGGTGTACACCATGGGGATTGGGATCTCTTCGCTTCTGGCCCAGGTATTTTCCTACGAGTTGAACCAGGTCGGCATCGAGTCTCAGGCGCTTGAAAGCGGGACACTTCGTTTCGTTGAACATCTCGCTCTGGCGCGCCGTGGGGATGTCATCGCCTCGTTCTCGTTTGCTCCATACTCGAGGGAGACCATCGAAGCAGCAAAGTACGCCCGGAAACGCGGACTGACGGTCGTGACGATCACCGACAAACTGACATCGCCCATCACGTTTCACGCCGATCACGTTCTGGCTGTCCGTACGGAGAATATGCTCCACACGAATTCGATTTCGGCAATTTCTGTGTTGATCAACGCGGTTGTCACAGAAGTCGCGCTCAAGAACAAGACCGCGGTGTCGAAGATGTTCAAGGAGTCAACCGAGATTCTGCATCAGACCGACGAGTATGTTGAGAAACCGTCTCACTGA